The Microcebus murinus isolate Inina chromosome 9, M.murinus_Inina_mat1.0, whole genome shotgun sequence nucleotide sequence AACATccctatgtaccccataaatatgtacaattattatgtgtcaaataaaaaaagaatattttcctcatatcattaaatatgaaaatgacattaattctttataatattctattgaatAGATGTGCATAATTTATTGAACCACtcctttttattgaaaatttactctATTTCCAACTTCCCTCAACTACAAATGTCACATTAGGCCCTTTtcaatattttggtttatttccttAGGACTGACTGCTAATAGGATTATTGGTCAAAACATTTAGCTTTTCTAAGGGTGTTGAAACAGACTGCTAAACTGTTcgtttttttatttgaataaatttaaggggtgcagttttgttacatgaatatattgcacagtggtgaagtctgggcttttagtgtaaccatcacctgaatagtgtacattgtacccattaagtaatttctcatcccttagccccctcaccctcccaagtcTCCTGTGACTATTTTTCCACACTTACGTCCATTTgtgcacattatttagctcccacttataagtgagaacatgaggtaTTGGACTGTCTAtttttgagttgtttcacttaagataatggcttccagttccatctatcCATGTAGCTGCAAGTAAATTCTTCTTTATAAAGGTTATCTATATTCCCACCAGttatgtattaaaaacaaaagtttgtatatatgtgtgtgtatacacatatacatataaacatagtCATCTgctacataatgacattttggtcaacatcAGACAGCATTATGCAATGGTGGTTGATAGGATTATAATAccatgtttttactgtaccttttctgtgtttagatatgtttagatacacaaatatttaccattgtgttacaattacaggccgtattcagtacagtaacatgctgtacaggcaTGTTAGCAATTAGGCTATGGTTTgcaagtacactctatgatgttaaCATGAAGAAATCACcaaacaatgcatttctcagaacgtatccccattgttaagtgaggCATGACTGGATATACATAAGtacatatatgataaaattaaatgctGAAGAGCATTATCATGGACATATATATAACAATAgttaatatgtaaatatgaaaaatcccataatattaatatgtaatataaatagcAATTCAAACATATGGCTTTACTGACCACATTAAATGGGATTATTAAGAGTACTTCAGTTAGGCAGTTTACAGGTTAAATTCTAAAAGGTCAGCATTCTTTGGTTCCCTTGAGAATTGCTTACTTTGAGAAATGGTCtgtcacataaaaataatattacatcaGTAAAATGATGTAATGTCTAACTTCACTGAGAAAGTATCAACTCTACAGCAGGCAAAATGTTTGCAATTACTTATTTAAACTTATAATGATAATTTGCACCTATCTGGAACTTTTTATCAGAgggccttctatttctttttagatgtgattaaacTAGCTATTGGGAAAGTATTCACATTCCCTTTTCttcaaaaagggaaaatgaatttAGACAAGGTTTATGTCCCTTATTTGAGTGAGATTTTCACAtgacttaaacaaacaaacaaaaaacctcaagcaaataggcaaagaaatgaaacaaaacttaGTATATGACCAAAGTAGTACTAATCTATACAAAGATGCACTAATCTGTATATTGTGCTATAAACCAATTGGATACAACCAATACAGATTTTGTGAAAATACACATAGAGTCTAAGTTtaagttgaatatttttaaaatatgcaaacttACTATTTAGTTATTATTGGAGAAAATGAATGTTTAACTTATTAAACTTGCTTTGAAATCCCTTTATACTTATATACATTAGTATAAGacagatataataaatacatattctaATAAGATTCATGAGGCTTGTTGCTTGTCATAATCCATTAACCTAGTTACCTAGTTTGCCAGtacttgtgtttgtgtgtgtgtatacacacacatttctttaaaatattcagacTGACCTCTCCACTCGAATTCAAATTAATTAGATTTTTCTGGACAGATCAAGATGactcaaaacataaaataatttttcattcatttggcTAACAATAAATTGACTTTTGACATTAAATTTGATCTAAGCTCACTCCTCtcccactttcattttttttcttttaaaaataatcttcatcCTTAACACAGTAGTCAGTGTTATCAAAGCCTTTCAGTATAATCATGTACTGGTCTTTCACTTACTACCAGAGTAGTCTTAATCTGGCCTCCAACAATGGCTTCCTAGATGCATAAAATACAGCCCCCAAAGACACTCTTTTTGTAAGGAGCATATTTAAGATTCAACTGTACTTAACAATGAAGTTCTATGCTGCCCAATTCCTCACCAAAGAAAACCCGCCATACCTGAATAAAACTGAATTCTCTCCAGTTTAATGCATTGTTCACTGAAGGGATGGAAGTGACTGCCAGGAGGGACAGTAAGCCAAGGCTCATTATGCCAAAGGAGATATACATTTCAATTCTCCAAACTTCTTCCTCATTCCAAGAGTTTTCGATATTTTCATGAATCTAACAAGAAAGCAAATGTGAATTTCCTTTATTTGGTAGAACACGAACTGATTCAGCAGAGATCACTCTTGGCATAAGAGATCACTCTTGGCATAAGACGACCTAGGTCGTATATGGACATATTTGCATTAATAAGTTGCATTAATTCAATTTAACTAGCCATTATGGAGAACTTATTACTGGATGGTACTGTTCCAGGTATAAGGGAAAACGAAGGGAGAGTTAAACAAAAAGAAGACTAAGACTTTCTCCTTCCTTGCACATGTGTGAGCATAGAGGGGGAAACCTATGCCATCACGATGGTAATGCATCATCATTGCAGGGGCTCTGGAGTCCCAGATCATGAAATGCTGAGTGGGGGGGATCCAGAGTGACACAAAAGAAGTTATTGGCAGTTAGACTTAGTTTTAAGGTACTTTTACAAGCTGGTTTAAACTTGGTTGGATATTTGGGGTACATTCTGGCCTTACTTCAACTTAGATCCAGGCAGGGAATTTCTAAATTACTTCTGTATCTTTCTCCCTCACATGAATAATATATGTGTtgatttatctctttcttctcattttctcttcctagAAAGCTGTGATTTCCCTGACTATAAAGCCCTATGGAACTCAAATATTTAGCCACTTCAACTGCCTCATTAATATACTTTTCCAACTGTCCAATAGCCTCATTCACAAAtagcatttttctaaatatcttttcCTTACATTGATAATGCGTATAATATAATTAAGTCAGACAATTAACCCTGAATTTATGGTATTTTACACACAAACAATATTAGAGTATAAATCAAGGGTTAGACTCTTTCAGCCtagttttgttggttttattttgttgagtttttgttgtttttagaggcagggtcttgctatgttgtctaggctggtcttgaactcctgggctcaagtgattctcctgcctcagccacttgagtagctaagactgcaggtgcacaccaccacacctggctaatttttataaaaaattttttttgtagagacaggatctcactatgttgctcaggctggtctcaaactccagccctcaactgatcctcccacctcggcctcccaaagtgctgggattacagtcgtgtgccaccatgccctgacctactatatatatttactgaAAGTTGCCTCATCATCTTTTGGAGCATGgtcaattataaaacattaagataATTAATTCTTCAATGCTGAAAGCAATCATTGCAATTGTAACattaaaaagggggggggggcaaacTCCACCCCTCTACTTCTCTGCTTTTATTCTGCAAAAGAAGGGATGTTAGCAGTTTTTACCCTAAATAATTTTGAATCATCCACACAATTCTTATGCAAAAGCATTGTTTAAAGAACAATACTTCCCCTTCCCTAAAACACCAAAAGTAAATTTCTATTATGAGgtatgtaaaattttatgttttacaatttataccaataaaatattttactagagTCAGATAAATAACAAGCATGCGTTCAGTACCTGCTTATAAGCCATGTTGAGAAACAAGTATCTCTCTGACCTCCTCATTGGTAAGCAGAGGCTGTAGGCAACATGGACCACAGCGAAGAAGAAACTTAATAATCCGAGCTGTTTTCTACACTGTAACCATGTCTCCAACCAAGGTGGAAATCTCCTATACTTGGTGCCATAATAAAGCTGATAAGCAGCTGCCAGGAGACCTGCTAGGTACACCAAGGACAGCAAAGTAATAGCAACTATAGGCAAGGTTTTGTTCACAATTTCAATAGGAATCTTGTAAAAGTCACTCTGCTGGTTTCTTGCATAGGGATGTATCACATCCCTGacaaaggaataaaggaagaaaaatgtggcCAAGCTTATGGCTACTACTACTGGCCCTCTCCAGAGAGTAAATAATCGTAGGGGCAAATTTTCAATATCTCTGGCTGATGATAAGGATCCCAAGTCAATGGGAATGAAATTCAACTGACGAGCAAGTTCAATAACCTGTTGTCGTGCTTGAATATTGTTGCTGCATATGTAAAcctgtggaaaaaagaaaaagattcatcATTACTActattgtttataaaaatggtATAACAATCGCATGATCCACTTAATCTATGGAGCATCGCTTGTGATGGCCTTGAGTGATGCAGATGACTAGAGTTAAGGAGataaagcatttattaatttattaacctattattaatagatttttaaatagtgtcataaaaacaaaaagtccttGCCACCTGTGATAACATGAACGTAAAATGCAGGAAAATCTAGCTTCAACTTGGGATTCTCAGAGTGGAGTCCTCAGGGAAAGGCAGGCAGGTAGAAAGAAAGGTGGCCACGTGCTTCAGTAGCAGCAGCCAGGTAAGGTCGCCCCTCAGGGGTCCAAGTGGAGTTTGAGCTGCTGGCCATGCCCCTGCCTCCTTTCAGCTCTCTCATTCCCATAGAGGGCAGGATGGGACTGGCTCTCCCTGTCTTCATGGACAAATATTGTCCAAAATATGGACAATATTTAATCCTAATATATAGGATTAGTGATTCTGCCCACTAGTGTGATTGCAAGCACTGCTATTTACAGTTATTCAGCAAGAGTAAGGATGGGCATGGACTCTGGATGGTGGCATTTGCAATTCAAAACCTCTAAAGTATGTCATGATGCTATATTATTCATAAAAATCTTTAGGCTTAGAAACTAATATACTAAGTATCTCTGAAAAACCATGGATAATATGAGGTATATTATTTCATTGGTCAAGATatgaaatcctttcatttttaaatgatcatataTCTGGTAAGTAATTATAAagcttataaattaatttaaatagaaaagcTACTGACATTTTCTAAGACTAAGAACTCTAATGATGTGATGAGTGTAGGTTAAGGTGATCTTGCAAACTACCAAAACCATACAGTTGaaaattcaacaagtatttattgagcaccaagtTTATTGCTAGAGTGAGCTATTATTATTAACAGGTAGGTCATCTCATTTAGGGCTGGAAAAATATTGCTATAAAGTCTCCAAGCAATGTTTGGGGAAAACAAGTTCCGAAATATATCCCTGAAGATGTTTGTATAAAGGCTCTGAAATATACCACattgaaatatttgcatgctaaaaatatttacataatggtGACAGTAGAGAGCTCTTTAGATTATCAATCTTAGGTAACATAAGCCAGATGAATGACAAATCTCATACAATTATATGAACATTCATGAACTTCTAAAATAGGATTTCTTTTATaccaaagaaacaaggaaaagcattctaaattaatttattacaGTTGTGACAATGGTGGCGTAAACTCTTTTTGTACTCCTTTGGAAAAAATTTCTgttacattataaatatttctagcAAACCTAAAAGCGTAGATCAAACATTCGAAATCATGGCACAAGCACTCTGAAACACAAATTAAACTATTTCTGTACCTCATTTTGAATTTAATCactgttctaaaatttttttctgttaaaaaattaaaattgtcacAAATGTGGGTAAAGGATTAAATTCTAGTTTGTCTCATAGGCCCTGGCTCTAATTTGCTTTGGTCTATATCCATTGCTAAACTTTGGTGGATatgcccaaaaaaaaaaaaaaaaaaaaaaaaatttcagaaatagccTGTAGGaaagtatatattcttttactAGTCttcaaattaaagatttaaaagtgaATGGTTATCATGACTCTGATATCCAGTATAcaatacttaaatttattttctaaggaATCTAATcaactgtctttctttttttttttagagacagggtcttgctctgtcacccaggttggagtgtagaggtacaatcacagctcattgtagcttcaaactcctgggctcatgcgatcctcctgcctcagcctcctaagtcgctgggactacaggtacatgccaccacaaaTGGCTaacttctttgtttttaactttagagacagggtcttgctaagttgcctagatgatcttaaactcctggcctcaagtgatcctcctgcctcagcctcccaaagtgctgggattacaggcatgagccattgcactcaTCCTAGTCAACTGTGGTTatcaatgaaaataacaaaagtatTTTATCTTCATGCTTAATCATAATGCAGAAGCAcacctttaaaagatttttcaggTGTACACTATTTTATGTGTTTACTAATAAAAGCTCTCATTCCACAAAGGCATGGACAAAGCTCCCCATCTGCTTTCTTTTCCAATTTAACTAGATAAAACATTGCCCATAAAGTCATATGCCAAAGGAGAACCTAAGAAATCAAGTCTGCCCGCTGCTTTCTGCACAGAGATTAAAGTCtacacttaaaataaaacaaactgtaTGGTTTTAAATTCTATGAGTATTTAGTCTGTGTCAAGTAAAAAAGGTACTTCTAAAGCATGCTTCTTGAGGATCACATTAAACAGTATTTCATTCGGAGACGGAAGACTGCATTACCAAATAGCTTCaaggaaggaaacaaggaaagaaggaagggaaagagggaaaataaatgacctgttcattattgtttctttttgtgaGGAGAGACTCAACGCAATGTGTCACATTATTCATTAGCCAACTTTGCCTTTTCTTTAATTAACTGGTTATGACAGAAAAGTCCAGGTTATTTCTCCAGCTTTCCTCATCATTTTGGGAATAGAAGTGTACCCTCGCAAGGTCACAACATGAATCTTCAAGTGCTCATACACAGTTTTCAAAATGATAATCACTGGAAAATGTCAGAATTAGGTTTTTAACTATCTGATATTTGCTTAGCTGTTTAACTACAAAATACCAGATaagtaagaataaaattttaaaacacatacctGCCGACTGGCATCCTTAGGTCCTAATTGAAGTGCCCAAGCTGAGATAACATTAAATCCTTTGACAACCAAGGAATCTGGGAATAATGAAGCCAAATATTCAGCATTGGATTCTGGGTATTGGTTTATCTTCATGTTGTTGCTCACATCAATCAGGATTTTACCCACTAGCAGATGTCTCAGGTCCCACAGGGAGGTGTAATGTTCTCTATGTAtagcaataaatattatattcGTTTTTGTTAGAGCATCTTCATGATGGGTGACGTCTACCACATGAGGAAAAAATTCAGAAGCAAATTTAGGGTTTCTACTTCCTATGACTACATGATAGCCACATCTAATAAGTCGAATGGTTAAGGATTTTGCAAAATCCCCACTTCCAATTACACCTACAGTGACCTTCCTTGCATCTTTGATACCATTTATGCCATTGGGCAAAAAAGTTTCACTAAGGCTCTTAGGGCTTCCCATCATAGAGATTGATTCCATGATACGGACTCTTCCAAGATCACCAGGAATATCctaggagagagaaaataaaatactcattaaGTACctattatcaaatattaaaatacttctaGACAGCGTAATAATATCTTCCATTTCTAAAGGTTAAATATCTTGGCATACTATATAACACAGAACACAGCAAGATTCAATTTGTAAGCTAAGAAAGTATCTCTATTCCGGTTTCTCTTCAGATTGTATAAATCTTCCACCTTCTAAAAAAGCATCTCTCAATAGGAAAATTAACTGTCACAAAGGTGATGAGCTAAAGTGgggcttctcaaattttaatgtgcacaCAAGTCACCTGGGAATCTTGTTAATATGAAGATTCTGATTAAGTAGGTCTAGGGGGAGGCCCAAGCTTCTGCGTTTCTAACAAAGGTAATGCCAGTGCTGCTGATCTGCAGACCCCTCTTTGAGTAGCAAGGCACTAGAGCACAAAAGGAAAGAGGCTGAAGTTTTCACccagaactttttttaaaaacacacttttAATAAGTGTGATTACCCAGCTTTTCACCAGGTCAGAAGCAGCCAATCAGAAATGCTGCTAGAGGCAAAGTGGACCATGATACAAAGTGATAGCTCACAAATcaacagaagacagaaaaaccattaaaaaaaaaaagccatttaaacCAAAATTGTCTAGATGAGTTATTTGGGGTGGAGGCTATAAACTGTCCAAGACACCTTAGTAACTAGTGACTTTATCATTAAATGAAAGTAAGATAAATCAGCTAATAAAAAATGAACctttggctcacgcctgtaatcctagctctctgggaggctgaggccggtggattgctcaaggtcaggagttcgaaaccagcttgagcaagagcgagacccccgtctctattataaatagaaattaattggccaactaatatatatatatagaaaaaattagccgggcatggtggcgcatgcctgtagtcccagctactcgggaggctgaggcaggaggatcgcttgagcccaggagtttgaggttgctgtgagctagactgatgccacggcactcactctagcctgggcaacagagtgagactctgtctcaaaaaaaaaaaaaaaaaaaatgaaccttgaatgacacttaatattttaagaaaaagaggcatcaaaaaataacaaaggttGAACACCATATTttaggctaagaaaaaaaaaagtaaataaaaatataagaaaaagaattatttaaaaaaaaaaacaaaaaaataaaaataaaaaaaataaaaaaaaaataacaaaggactAATGAAATACCACAGACTTCTACCATTCTCCCTACATCTTATAACTTATTGAGAAAGATAGCTTCCTTATGGAAAATGGGTTAGTAATGTGTTTATGGTCTTAAATTACACAATACTCATGaaatccttttcttccctttttattcaTTGGCTGCATGGGCTCTGATGCAGTTACCCTTCCTGGAAAAATTTGTcaagttattttttattcaagAGACTGTCTGAAATGTTCATGTTTATAATAACTTGCTCGAGAATACAAATAAGATTGCCATGAATGAATGTCTGAATGAAAAATACTCTTGCATTCTATCctaattgcatttcttttatgcTAATAATAGCAGATGTGAATCACTTCAGAAGATTTAATGGATTTTCCAGGCACAGGTGgactgtttcaaaaaacattttgggGAGGTTTTACTAAATGAAATTTGAAGTTACTAGAACcagaaaaattaaactttttaccCTAGAAGTGGGACACACTCAATGACTCTAAATACATTAGTAAATTAAGTAATATTAACTAATACTTAAATAGCACATATTATGTTTCAGCTATCTTGTGCTTTACATATACTAACCCCACAACCACCCTATGAGATAGGTGCTAATGTTGTCatgctattttatagatgaggaaacagacatgCAGAAGATAATTAATCTGTCCAAAGTCATAAGACAGAAGGCGGGAGAGCCAGGATTAGAACTCTGGCAAGTACCATTTAGGTGCATGTAAGGAATTTAAGAAAGGAGTTTTTTGGGAGGGAGGAGTTACGAGGGTCAAGGTGGAAGAATTATGGTTGTGCTCAAATTGGTAGATTACTCCTTTTTCTTTAGTCGTTTCATTGCTCCTCAGTTTTATCTAGTGATCTTAATGTCTAAACTAGATCCTAGGAAAGGAGAAAACTCATTATTATAAAATCTATTACATGTTTCATTTCACACCTTTCAAGATAGAAGCGGTGGTAACTATCTGCTTACCCTTGAAGTGTGCTCATGTACCTGGAAGGGCAGGTAGGGGTCAGAGGCACTACGCTAGTACAAAACTGTCAACATCCTCTTGGAGATGTGGTTGGCTATGTTGGGAATCAGGAGCAGTTAAAGGAaccagaaataataaaatcaatgctcatttcattaaaaaattaagagtgaACCTAATCATATGCATTATCTAAGGCTAGAAAAGGTTACTAGATTCACACACAGAAACCCAACTTTCCTGTATTCCAGTCCTGAGTTCTGAGTATATACTGTACCATCTCccaaagtatatataaaaattgcaaaatCTTTAAATCTAACCATCATGATGATTAAGACCTTTttgaactaaaaacaaaaaacagtatcaattttctgcttattttacAAAGCAAGTTCAAACCCCTTCTGTAAACCATAATGTGAACAAG carries:
- the STEAP2 gene encoding metalloreductase STEAP2 yields the protein MESISMMGSPKSLSETFLPNGINGIKDARKVTVGVIGSGDFAKSLTIRLIRCGYHVVIGSRNPKFASEFFPHVVDVTHHEDALTKTNIIFIAIHREHYTSLWDLRHLLVGKILIDVSNNMKINQYPESNAEYLASLFPDSLVVKGFNVISAWALQLGPKDASRQVYICSNNIQARQQVIELARQLNFIPIDLGSLSSARDIENLPLRLFTLWRGPVVVAISLATFFFLYSFVRDVIHPYARNQQSDFYKIPIEIVNKTLPIVAITLLSLVYLAGLLAAAYQLYYGTKYRRFPPWLETWLQCRKQLGLLSFFFAVVHVAYSLCLPMRRSERYLFLNMAYKQIHENIENSWNEEEVWRIEMYISFGIMSLGLLSLLAVTSIPSVNNALNWREFSFIQSTLGYVALLITTFHVLIYGWKRAFEEEYYRFYTPPNFVLALVLPSIVILGKVILLLPCISRKLKRIKKGWERSQFLEEGIRGTIPNLSPERVTVM